In one Magallana gigas chromosome 7, xbMagGiga1.1, whole genome shotgun sequence genomic region, the following are encoded:
- the LOC105347359 gene encoding phosphatidylinositol N-acetylglucosaminyltransferase subunit Q, giving the protein MWNVFVPSCILNRKSGKLYGRVIGEERLVLIDEDSVHATHGDKSIGTFRKLVEEESNENKNKIKSSNKCIFIDLCCNTDGDISCDIINNSEKLECNVVVFEPQQFVDSYFLNWNKLTETKSENIVETLSRLLSLVDLNNARTILLQKLQCMVIFLFQIIGYLLDNRVARLGPLKFVASCSSLLNHQISRRQEYLNARGGDHRLSRTQLGLANVCLRQFLDTMLGMTVMYVFFHNNLSDQLAADIITWAYAVADYLYSLVTWLMGAPAGLKLNKQLTEFLGHFFLYHIHLWKGYLVILQPVLSSVLWSASLLGVLGLTSQLCFLRDVLSMMTLHIYCFYVYAARIYQFQVYALSAFWRLFRGKKWNMLRQRLDSVRYNVDQLFLGTLLFTILLFTLPTFALYYVVFTLLRLIVLTAHQAIHTIVQTIDTFPLFSVVMWCLNFRQMTGDVLFTCVTQKSSNLLPVFSLQIIQMPIRKLLSRSENPFRKAQEKKYLWSSLIGDLVWGRLIYPWVEVSHP; this is encoded by the exons ATGTGGAATGTGTTTGTGCCTTCCTGTATACTTAATCGAAAATCGGGTAAACTTTATGGAAGAGTTATAGGGGAAGAGAGATTAGTTCTTATTGATGAAGACAGTGTGCATGCTACACATGGTGACAAATCAATAGGTACATTCAGGAAGCTAGTTGAGGAAGagtcaaatgaaaataaaaacaaaataaaaagttctaataaatgtatttttattgatttgtgtTGCAACACTGATGGAGATATTAGTTgtgatattataaataattctgAAAAACTTGAGTGCAACGTAGTGGTTTTTGAACCCCAGCAGTTTGTTGACTCATATTTTCTAAATTGGAACAAGTTGACAGAAACCAAAAGTGAAAACATTGTAGAAACTTTGTCCAGATTGTTGAGCTTGGTAGATTTGAATAATGCAAGGACAATACTCCTTCAGAAACTGCAATGTATGGTGATATTTTTATTCCAGATTATTGGATATCTCTTAGATAACAG GGTTGCTAGACTTGGACCCCTCAAGTTTGTTGCAAGTTGTTCTTCATTACTGAATCATCAGATCTCTAGGAGACAAGAATACCTGAATGCCAGAGGAGGTGACCACCGCTTGTCAAGGACACAACTTGG ATTAGCAAATGTGTGTTTGAGACAATTTTTGGACACAATGCTTGGAATGACAGTAATGTACGTTTTCTTTCACAACAACCTATCTGATCAGCTAGCAGCAGACATTATCACCTGGGCCTAT GCTGTTGCTGACTATCTCTATTCGCTAGTCACATGGTTGATGGGTGCTCCAGCAGGACTGAAACTAAACAAGCAACTGACTGAATTTTTAGGACACTTCTTCCTCTACCATATACACTTATGGAAAG GATATCTAGTAATCTTACAGCCAGTGTTAAGCAGTGTGCTGTGGTCTGCGTCCCTGTTAGGGGTACTGGGATTGACTTCACAGTTGTGCTTTCTACGAGATGTGTTGTCTATGATGACCTTGCACATATACTGCTTCTATGTTTATGCTGCTAG AATATACCAGTTCCAAGTGTATGCGCTGTCAGCTTTCTGGCGTCTATTTAGAGGGAAGAAATGGAACATGCTGCGCCAGCGTTTGGATTCAGTTCGTTACAACGTGGATCAACTTTTCCTAGGAACTCTTCTATTTACCATACTTCTCTTCACACTACCAACATTTGCGTTATATTATGTTGTTTTTACATTG CTCCGTCTTATTGTATTGACAGCTCACCAAGCAATCCACACTATCGTACAGACAATTGACACTTTCCCGCTGTTTTCGGTAGTGATGTGGTGTTTAAACTTTAGACAAATGACAG GAGATGTTTTATTCACTTGTGTTACACAGAAATCCAGCAACTTGTTACCTGTATTTTCACTCCAA ATAATACAGATGCCAATAAGAAAACTCCTCTCAAGATCTGAAAATCCATTTAGAAAAGCACAGGAAAAGAAATACCTCTGGAGCAGTTTAATTGGGGATCTTGTATGGGGACGTTTAATTTATCCATGGGTAGAAGTTTCTCATCcctaa